A genomic stretch from Kribbella amoyensis includes:
- a CDS encoding SDR family NAD(P)-dependent oxidoreductase gives MTPGSALLVGGSSEIGMAVLLRLLGPAPRRVVLAGRPSDELWRNAERLRTVGYSVSTTEYDAGLTVEEIDGRLDHLAAEDPLDLVIVAVGSLASKSFAEGVVVNGLGVSLLLRALVHRGTEQIVLLSSAAAVRPRQAIAAYSLGKQLADSTARLLARQTAETGVRVLVVRPGFVSTRMTAGLPVPALSTSPEHVARRVASAVDGRRTVVWVPWILGIAVRVLNLVPRRLLPVDLR, from the coding sequence ATGACACCGGGCTCCGCCCTTCTCGTCGGTGGCTCGTCCGAGATCGGTATGGCGGTGCTGCTGCGGCTCCTCGGACCCGCTCCCCGCCGGGTCGTCCTCGCCGGCCGGCCGAGCGACGAACTCTGGCGGAACGCGGAGCGGCTGCGGACCGTCGGGTACTCGGTGTCGACCACGGAGTACGACGCCGGACTGACCGTCGAGGAGATCGACGGAAGGCTCGATCACCTGGCCGCGGAAGATCCGCTGGACCTCGTGATCGTGGCCGTCGGATCCCTCGCGTCGAAGTCGTTCGCGGAGGGCGTCGTCGTCAACGGTCTGGGCGTCTCGTTGTTGCTGCGCGCCTTGGTCCACCGCGGCACTGAGCAGATCGTGCTGCTCTCCTCGGCGGCCGCGGTCCGCCCGAGGCAGGCGATCGCGGCGTACTCGTTGGGCAAGCAGCTGGCCGATTCGACGGCCAGGCTGCTCGCGCGGCAGACCGCCGAGACCGGAGTCCGCGTCCTCGTCGTCCGGCCGGGCTTCGTCTCGACGCGGATGACGGCAGGCCTCCCGGTACCTGCCTTGTCGACGAGCCCGGAGCACGTGGCGAGGCGGGTGGCGTCCGCCGTCGACGGCCGGAGGACGGTGGTGTGGGTGCCGTGGATTCTCGGGATCGCCGTGCGCGTACTGAACCTCGTACCGCGTCGTCTTCTCCCGGTCGACCTGCGATGA
- a CDS encoding cation-translocating P-type ATPase, protein MTATPRPVEDLETADPREPADRLFRDLRTSVDGLTAREAERRLVAYGPNELTRRQGSGWLGELVRQLTHPLALLLWLAAVLAAAGGTPVLAVAIVVVILLNAGLAFVQERQAERAVEALAAYLPVLTTVVRDGVAGSVEARTLVPGDVVVLSEGNRVSADVRLVSGAVEIDNSTLTGESVPVVRSADLTDPSGGLLDAGDLVFSGTSCTAGEARGIVFATGMHTELGRIAGMSQRVTRADSPLERQVKRVAWLIAAVAIGAGLLFLLLGTTVAGLSLPEALNFAIGLLVANVPEGLLPTITLALAVGVRILARAGGVVKRLSAVETLGSTTVICTDKTGTLTQNRMHVTDVWTPSGPIPLDRSDQVTVRRLADALALCSNADADTGDPTEVALVRAAVELGTGVDAAERARRRTAQFAFDPSVRMMSTIDRELDGRGKIVHAKGAPEEILARSTHFLTAAGSQVLTDPDRAWFARTFTEFAGRGLRLIGVADRVIEPGSGPAARTEVERELTFLGVVAMLDPPRPEVADAVRRCQAAGIRLIVVTGDNGLTAAEIARQVGIATDDTAVVTGTELDRMSESDLDQLLATRRSLVFARSSPESKLRIADALRAEGHVVAMTGDGVNDAPALRRADIGVAMGASGTDVAREAATMVLTDDNFADIVTAVEAGRRVYDNVRKFIVYIFAHATPEVVPFLVYALSGGRIPLPLTVLQILAIDLGTETLPALALGREPAEPGLMDRPPRHRSDSVIDGPMLARAWGLLGGVSAVLVVGVYFWTLLAGGWRPGDPTGSGEALHHLWLQATTMTFLGIVACQIGTAFSARTQYASLRSIGVLSNRLLLWGVLFELVFAAAVVTVAPLQDLFGTAVPPLAQLSILLTFPVLVWGADETWRLIRRRRGRSAVRVARGADGPVTGAASPFSGPDARGALEVEGRTQERSTR, encoded by the coding sequence GTGACCGCGACGCCACGCCCGGTGGAGGATCTGGAAACAGCGGATCCTCGCGAACCGGCCGACCGGCTGTTCCGGGATTTGCGGACCTCGGTGGACGGGTTGACGGCCCGGGAGGCGGAGCGCCGGCTGGTGGCCTACGGTCCGAACGAGCTGACCCGCCGGCAGGGATCGGGGTGGCTGGGGGAGCTGGTTCGGCAGCTGACCCACCCACTCGCGTTGCTGCTCTGGCTCGCCGCGGTCCTGGCGGCTGCCGGAGGTACGCCGGTGCTTGCGGTGGCCATCGTGGTCGTGATCCTGCTCAACGCCGGTCTCGCGTTCGTCCAGGAACGGCAGGCGGAACGCGCGGTCGAAGCGCTCGCCGCGTACCTGCCGGTGTTGACCACCGTGGTCCGCGACGGGGTGGCCGGCAGCGTCGAAGCCAGGACGCTCGTCCCGGGGGATGTCGTCGTTCTCTCCGAGGGCAACCGGGTCTCGGCCGACGTACGGCTGGTCTCCGGGGCGGTGGAGATCGACAACTCGACCCTCACCGGTGAATCCGTGCCCGTCGTCCGGTCCGCCGACCTGACCGATCCTTCGGGTGGACTGCTGGACGCGGGCGACCTGGTGTTCAGCGGGACGAGCTGTACGGCGGGAGAGGCTCGCGGGATCGTGTTCGCGACCGGGATGCACACCGAGCTCGGCCGGATCGCGGGGATGTCGCAGCGGGTGACGCGTGCGGACAGCCCGCTGGAACGGCAGGTCAAGCGGGTCGCCTGGCTGATCGCGGCGGTCGCGATCGGCGCCGGGCTGCTGTTCCTGCTGCTCGGGACGACGGTGGCCGGGCTGTCGTTGCCGGAGGCCCTCAATTTCGCGATCGGCCTGCTGGTGGCGAACGTACCGGAAGGCCTGCTGCCGACGATCACCCTGGCCCTGGCGGTCGGGGTACGGATCCTGGCCAGGGCCGGTGGAGTGGTGAAGCGGCTCTCGGCGGTCGAGACGCTCGGGTCGACGACGGTGATCTGCACCGACAAGACCGGGACGCTGACCCAGAACCGGATGCACGTGACCGACGTGTGGACACCATCGGGTCCGATCCCGCTGGACCGGTCGGACCAGGTGACCGTCCGGCGGTTGGCCGATGCGCTCGCGCTGTGTTCCAACGCCGATGCGGACACCGGTGACCCCACCGAGGTCGCCCTGGTGCGGGCCGCGGTGGAGCTGGGAACCGGCGTCGACGCCGCCGAGCGAGCGCGCCGCCGGACCGCACAGTTCGCATTCGATCCGTCGGTGCGGATGATGTCGACGATCGACAGGGAACTGGACGGCCGCGGCAAGATCGTGCACGCGAAAGGGGCGCCCGAGGAGATCCTGGCTCGGTCTACCCACTTCCTGACGGCCGCGGGGAGCCAGGTACTGACTGATCCCGACCGGGCCTGGTTCGCGCGGACCTTCACCGAGTTCGCCGGGCGTGGCCTGCGCCTGATCGGCGTGGCGGACCGGGTGATCGAGCCGGGATCGGGGCCGGCCGCGCGGACCGAGGTGGAGCGGGAGCTGACGTTCCTCGGCGTCGTAGCGATGCTCGATCCGCCCCGACCGGAGGTGGCCGACGCGGTCCGGCGGTGCCAGGCGGCGGGGATCCGGCTCATCGTGGTGACCGGCGACAACGGACTCACCGCGGCGGAGATCGCGCGGCAGGTCGGGATCGCCACCGACGACACGGCCGTCGTCACCGGGACCGAGCTGGATCGGATGAGCGAGTCCGACCTGGACCAGTTGCTCGCGACGCGGCGGAGCCTCGTCTTCGCCCGGAGCTCGCCGGAGTCGAAGCTGCGGATCGCGGACGCGCTGCGGGCCGAGGGGCACGTGGTCGCGATGACCGGGGACGGGGTGAACGACGCGCCCGCGCTGCGCCGGGCCGACATCGGGGTCGCGATGGGGGCCTCGGGCACCGATGTGGCCCGGGAGGCGGCCACGATGGTGCTCACCGACGACAACTTCGCGGACATCGTCACCGCGGTCGAGGCCGGCCGCCGGGTCTACGACAACGTTCGCAAGTTCATCGTGTACATCTTCGCCCACGCGACCCCCGAGGTCGTCCCGTTCCTCGTGTACGCGCTGTCGGGCGGGCGGATCCCGCTGCCGTTGACGGTGCTGCAGATCCTCGCGATCGACCTCGGGACCGAGACACTGCCGGCCCTCGCACTCGGCCGCGAACCCGCCGAACCCGGACTCATGGATCGGCCGCCCCGACATCGGTCCGACAGCGTGATCGACGGGCCGATGCTGGCTCGTGCCTGGGGTCTGCTCGGTGGGGTGTCCGCGGTCCTGGTCGTCGGCGTGTACTTCTGGACCCTGCTGGCGGGCGGCTGGCGCCCGGGCGATCCCACCGGGAGCGGGGAGGCACTGCATCACCTGTGGCTGCAGGCGACCACGATGACCTTCCTCGGGATCGTGGCCTGCCAGATCGGTACCGCCTTCTCCGCCCGGACCCAGTACGCCTCACTGCGCTCGATCGGCGTCCTGTCGAACCGGCTGCTGTTGTGGGGCGTCCTCTTCGAGCTCGTCTTCGCCGCCGCGGTCGTCACCGTTGCACCCCTGCAGGACCTCTTCGGTACGGCGGTCCCGCCTCTTGCGCAGTTGTCGATCCTGCTCACGTTCCCGGTCCTGGTGTGGGGTGCCGACGAGACCTGGCGCCTGATCCGGCGTCGTCGCGGCCGCTCGGCGGTCCGCGTTGCCCGAGGGGCTGACGGTCCGGTGACTGGGGCCGCAAGTCCCTTTTCTGGACCGGACGCGCGAGGTGCGCTGGAGGTGGAAGGACGGACGCAGGAGAGGAGTACGCGATGA
- a CDS encoding lysylphosphatidylglycerol synthase transmembrane domain-containing protein, producing MGRRDAAAAPWGRRSQLRLWSVLALLTLLALIAYFGPSRFAEARAALHRVGTMQPAWVALAIVLEACSLVCYSLFTRALLRPRDPRFSWILRSDLTGYGVSHVVPGGGATAAAIRFRLLTVGGARPTDVTATIAAEGVGTWLALVLIAWLTTIPAIVFHDAAGAYLVVFGIGLVLGVGGIFAARERTALERLSARLLRSSTQRLPRRARSGIKAVAVRLRDFLADPKVRKAFLLWATLNWLFDAAVLGVFLAAYGDWVDPVTLLLSYCLANLAGIIPLTPGGLGIVEAVAISSLAGFGVDTETAVLAVLSWRLVQFWLPVPVAGACYLTLRAQLSLTPDTHSSTSNDSLG from the coding sequence ATGGGTCGCCGGGACGCCGCAGCCGCCCCCTGGGGCCGACGTTCCCAGCTGCGCCTGTGGTCCGTCCTGGCCCTGCTCACCCTGCTGGCCCTGATCGCGTACTTCGGCCCGTCCCGGTTCGCGGAGGCACGCGCCGCCCTGCACCGCGTCGGCACGATGCAGCCCGCCTGGGTCGCGCTGGCGATCGTCCTGGAAGCCTGCAGCCTGGTCTGCTACTCGCTCTTCACCCGCGCCCTGCTCCGTCCCCGCGACCCCCGGTTCTCCTGGATCCTCCGCTCCGACCTCACCGGATACGGTGTCAGCCACGTCGTCCCCGGAGGCGGCGCGACGGCGGCCGCGATCCGTTTCCGCCTGCTCACTGTGGGCGGTGCGCGCCCCACGGACGTCACGGCGACGATCGCTGCCGAGGGGGTCGGGACGTGGCTGGCGCTCGTCCTGATCGCCTGGCTCACCACGATCCCCGCGATCGTGTTCCACGACGCCGCCGGGGCCTATCTGGTCGTCTTCGGGATCGGCCTGGTCCTCGGTGTCGGCGGGATCTTCGCCGCCCGTGAACGAACCGCCCTCGAACGACTGTCGGCCCGCCTGCTGAGGTCGTCGACCCAACGGCTCCCCCGACGGGCGCGCAGCGGCATCAAAGCCGTCGCGGTCCGGCTCCGCGATTTCCTCGCCGACCCCAAGGTCCGAAAGGCGTTCCTGCTCTGGGCCACCCTGAACTGGCTCTTCGACGCGGCCGTCCTCGGCGTCTTCCTCGCCGCGTACGGAGACTGGGTCGACCCGGTCACCCTGCTCCTGAGCTACTGCCTCGCCAACCTCGCCGGCATCATCCCGCTCACCCCCGGCGGCCTCGGCATCGTCGAAGCGGTCGCGATCTCCTCCCTGGCCGGATTCGGCGTCGACACCGAGACCGCGGTCCTCGCCGTCCTCTCCTGGCGCCTCGTCCAGTTCTGGCTCCCCGTCCCCGTCGCCGGAGCCTGCTACCTGACCCTCCGCGCCCAACTCAGCCTCACGCCCGACACCCACAGCTCCACCTCCAACGACTCCCTGGGCTGA
- a CDS encoding PEP/pyruvate-binding domain-containing protein: MTGEKVVRLTGEVDPAQVGVKCAQLAELTGAGLRVPEGFAVTAAAYQEFVRSARLRPVIAQEIRRYRHGRDVQVVAAAIRTAFHDASVPDDLADAILEAYAGLGGEGTEVAVRCSPVVVDEGVRDEVFLHLHTGADVVGACRRCFASLFSAVAVAGRELDGVDHLAAVMPVTVERMVRSDLGASGTARGENTLVRIRAAWGLGDPPPERTDQYSVRAGTGQLLVKHHGSQRSKIVYADPRGTREVPTTRTERSALVLTDEEIRELAQWSVAADRYFHRPTELEWAKDGRTGALYVIEVRPGLRSAIAVGAPGDAVRKPVR; the protein is encoded by the coding sequence ATGACTGGCGAGAAGGTCGTTCGGCTCACCGGCGAGGTCGACCCGGCCCAGGTGGGGGTGAAATGCGCCCAGCTGGCCGAGCTGACCGGAGCGGGCCTCCGGGTCCCCGAAGGATTCGCGGTCACCGCGGCTGCGTACCAGGAGTTCGTCCGGTCGGCGCGACTGCGGCCGGTGATCGCGCAGGAGATCCGGCGTTACCGGCACGGGCGGGACGTGCAGGTGGTCGCGGCGGCGATCCGGACCGCGTTCCACGACGCGTCCGTCCCTGACGATCTCGCCGACGCGATCCTGGAGGCATACGCGGGTCTCGGCGGGGAGGGTACTGAGGTCGCTGTCCGGTGCAGCCCGGTCGTGGTCGACGAGGGCGTGCGGGACGAGGTGTTCCTGCATCTGCACACCGGCGCGGACGTCGTGGGCGCTTGCCGGCGCTGCTTCGCGTCGTTGTTCAGCGCGGTGGCGGTAGCTGGACGGGAGCTCGACGGCGTGGACCACCTTGCCGCGGTCATGCCGGTGACGGTCGAGCGGATGGTCCGTTCGGATCTCGGCGCCTCCGGAACCGCACGTGGCGAGAACACCCTGGTCCGCATCCGCGCCGCCTGGGGCCTTGGCGATCCACCTCCGGAACGCACCGACCAGTACTCGGTGCGTGCCGGCACGGGCCAGTTGCTCGTCAAGCACCACGGCTCTCAGCGATCCAAGATCGTGTACGCCGACCCGCGCGGTACCCGAGAGGTACCGACCACGCGAACGGAACGGTCCGCCCTGGTCCTGACGGACGAGGAGATCCGCGAGCTCGCGCAATGGTCGGTCGCGGCCGATCGGTACTTCCACCGGCCCACGGAACTCGAATGGGCCAAGGACGGCCGCACCGGCGCCCTGTACGTGATCGAGGTCCGCCCCGGCCTGCGCTCCGCGATCGCGGTCGGCGCTCCTGGCGACGCGGTCCGCAAGCCGGTGCGGTGA
- a CDS encoding decaprenyl-phosphate phosphoribosyltransferase, whose protein sequence is MTELRTSKPRAAQVGTAGGLLRLSRPRQWHKAAIVFAAPAAAGALTVPAVVLRATLAGIGFVLLAASIYAVNDLRDAPDDRRHPRKWSRPVAAGAISPPVALAFGVSAAVAGLIIAGALGWATFGLAVAYLLAQGLYVLGLKHVAVVDLMIVALGFVLRAAAGATATGLPVSQWFLLVSLFGAMFLVTGKRKAEYVAAGNAITRPVLAAYSVAWLDQVLTVSLVGTAFVYGLWAFQYIHHDTYRELLAVSFLPFLTGLLRYALLVSTGRGEEPERELFRDRVLLAAGLTWVTLLTIGLYLA, encoded by the coding sequence ATGACCGAGCTGCGGACCAGCAAGCCGCGTGCCGCGCAGGTCGGTACGGCGGGCGGCCTGCTGCGCCTGAGTCGTCCGCGGCAGTGGCACAAGGCCGCGATCGTCTTCGCGGCGCCGGCGGCCGCGGGCGCGCTCACGGTACCGGCGGTCGTGCTGCGGGCCACCCTGGCCGGGATCGGCTTCGTCCTGCTCGCGGCGTCGATCTACGCCGTCAACGACCTCCGCGACGCGCCGGACGACCGACGGCATCCGCGGAAGTGGTCACGCCCGGTCGCGGCCGGAGCGATCAGTCCGCCGGTCGCCCTGGCGTTCGGGGTGTCCGCCGCTGTCGCCGGGCTGATCATCGCCGGCGCACTCGGCTGGGCGACGTTCGGCCTCGCCGTCGCCTATCTGCTGGCCCAGGGTCTTTACGTCCTCGGCCTCAAACACGTGGCCGTGGTCGATCTGATGATCGTTGCCCTGGGCTTCGTTCTCCGCGCGGCCGCCGGCGCCACCGCCACCGGACTTCCGGTCTCGCAGTGGTTCCTGCTGGTCTCGCTCTTCGGCGCGATGTTCCTCGTCACCGGCAAGCGCAAGGCGGAGTACGTCGCGGCCGGCAACGCGATCACCAGGCCGGTGCTGGCGGCGTACTCGGTGGCGTGGCTGGACCAGGTGCTGACGGTCTCCCTCGTCGGCACGGCGTTCGTGTATGGCCTGTGGGCGTTCCAGTACATCCACCACGACACCTACCGCGAGCTCCTCGCCGTCTCCTTCCTGCCGTTCCTCACCGGCCTTCTCCGCTACGCCCTCCTCGTCTCCACCGGCCGAGGCGAGGAACCCGAACGCGAACTCTTCCGCGACCGCGTCCTCCTCGCAGCAGGCCTGACCTGGGTCACCCTCCTCACCATCGGCCTGTACCTCGCCTGA
- a CDS encoding universal stress protein: MRKQVVVGVDSTPESQVALHQRELDAAVQFVRDRLGYDQSSPCPVVVVRGDRRSGPVVVGTDGSSDSDGALTMAFEEAARTGQQLTAVYCWHPQEHHGAPIADVHRLLAQWLAESLEPYQAKDPAVAGLLLGSVSQNLLHHAASPVAIVRT; the protein is encoded by the coding sequence ATGCGGAAGCAGGTGGTCGTGGGGGTCGACAGCACGCCCGAAAGCCAGGTCGCCCTGCACCAGCGAGAGCTCGACGCCGCGGTGCAGTTCGTTCGGGACCGGCTCGGGTACGACCAGAGCTCGCCGTGTCCGGTGGTCGTCGTCCGGGGTGACCGCCGTAGCGGCCCGGTGGTGGTGGGGACGGATGGTTCATCGGATTCCGACGGTGCGTTGACGATGGCGTTCGAAGAGGCGGCCCGCACCGGGCAGCAGCTGACCGCGGTGTACTGCTGGCATCCACAGGAACACCACGGGGCCCCGATCGCGGATGTTCATCGGCTCCTGGCCCAGTGGCTGGCGGAGAGCCTGGAGCCATATCAGGCGAAGGACCCGGCGGTCGCGGGGCTGTTGCTGGGGTCGGTCAGCCAGAACCTGCTGCACCACGCGGCCTCGCCGGTGGCGATCGTACGGACGTGA